A single window of Gossypium hirsutum isolate 1008001.06 chromosome A10, Gossypium_hirsutum_v2.1, whole genome shotgun sequence DNA harbors:
- the LOC107937493 gene encoding protein EXORDIUM-like 7 isoform X3, with protein sequence MGPVLASAINLYIIWYGQWNPTHQATIRDFLDSLSSSSSVPYPSVADWWDTVRLYTDQTGSNITATISISGEFYDSGYSHGVYLSRLSMQSIIKAAVTSHLRLLPLNPHNGLYLVLTSQDVQVEDFCRAVCGFHYFTFPILVGVTVPYAWVGYSGTQCPGMCAYPFAWPKYSGKPPPNGGNDITHAPNGDAGVDGMISVIAHELAEVSSNPLINAWYAGEDPTAPTEIADLCLGLYGSGGGGGYMGKVYKDAWGNGYNVHGVKGRRFLVQWVWNPVKRRCFGPNAMD encoded by the coding sequence ATGGGACCAGTCCTTGCATCAGCTATAAATTTGTATATAATCTGGTATGGTCAATGGAATCCAACACATCAAGCTACTATAAGGGACTTCCTGGATtccttatcttcttcttcttcagttcCTTACCCCTCAGTTGCTGATTGGTGGGACACTGTGAGGCTCTACACTGACCAAACAGGATCAAACATTACAGCTACCATTTCCATTTCGGGTGAGTTTTATGATTCTGGGTACTCCCATGGTGTTTACTTAAGTCGTTTATCGATGCAATCGATCATCAAAGCTGCGGTTACATCTCATTTGAGGCTATTGCCTCTCAATCCTCACAATGGACTTTATTTGGTGCTAACTTCACAAGATGTTCAGGTTGAGGATTTCTGTAGAGCAGTGTGTGGGTTTCATTACTTCACTTTCCCTATCCTTGTTGGTGTAACGGTTCCTTATGCTTGGGTTGGTTATAGTGGAACTCAATGTCCAGGTATGTGTGCTTATCCATTTGCTTGGCCTAAGTACTCGGGGAAGCCACCCCCGAATGGAGGTAATGACATAACACATGCGCCGAATGGGGATGCAGGGGTCGATGGGATGATCAGTGTTATCGCTCATGAGTTAGCGGAAGTGTCGAGTAATCCAttgattaatgcatggtatgccGGAGAAGATCCAACCGCACCAACCGAAATTGCGGACTTGTGTTTAGGTTTATATGGCTCGGGTGGTGGCGGTGGGTACATGGGTAAAGTTTACAAAGATGCTTGGGGAAATGGCTACAATGTACATGGAGTTAAAGGAAGGCGATTTTTGGTTCAATGGGTGTGGAATCCTGTGAAAAGAAGATGCTTTGGGCCAAATGCCATGGACTAG
- the LOC107937493 gene encoding protein EXORDIUM-like 7 isoform X1 yields the protein MQKFTSYVVLLLFLLCFFQAFSWSQFNQGENYEGSSDLINLEYHMGPVLASAINLYIIWYGQWNPTHQATIRDFLDSLSSSSSVPYPSVADWWDTVRLYTDQTGSNITATISISGEFYDSGYSHGVYLSRLSMQSIIKAAVTSHLRLLPLNPHNGLYLVLTSQDVQVEDFCRAVCGFHYFTFPILVGVTVPYAWVGYSGTQCPGMCAYPFAWPKYSGKPPPNGGNDITHAPNGDAGVDGMISVIAHELAEVSSNPLINAWYAGEDPTAPTEIADLCLGLYGSGGGGGYMGKVYKDAWGNGYNVHGVKGRRFLVQWVWNPVKRRCFGPNAMD from the coding sequence atgcaGAAGTTTACTTCTTATGTTGTCTTGCTATTgttcttgctttgtttctttcaAGCTTTTTCATGGAGTCAATTCAACCAAGGTGAGAATTATGAGGGTTCTTCAGACCTTATTAACCTTGAATACCACATGGGACCAGTCCTTGCATCAGCTATAAATTTGTATATAATCTGGTATGGTCAATGGAATCCAACACATCAAGCTACTATAAGGGACTTCCTGGATtccttatcttcttcttcttcagttcCTTACCCCTCAGTTGCTGATTGGTGGGACACTGTGAGGCTCTACACTGACCAAACAGGATCAAACATTACAGCTACCATTTCCATTTCGGGTGAGTTTTATGATTCTGGGTACTCCCATGGTGTTTACTTAAGTCGTTTATCGATGCAATCGATCATCAAAGCTGCGGTTACATCTCATTTGAGGCTATTGCCTCTCAATCCTCACAATGGACTTTATTTGGTGCTAACTTCACAAGATGTTCAGGTTGAGGATTTCTGTAGAGCAGTGTGTGGGTTTCATTACTTCACTTTCCCTATCCTTGTTGGTGTAACGGTTCCTTATGCTTGGGTTGGTTATAGTGGAACTCAATGTCCAGGTATGTGTGCTTATCCATTTGCTTGGCCTAAGTACTCGGGGAAGCCACCCCCGAATGGAGGTAATGACATAACACATGCGCCGAATGGGGATGCAGGGGTCGATGGGATGATCAGTGTTATCGCTCATGAGTTAGCGGAAGTGTCGAGTAATCCAttgattaatgcatggtatgccGGAGAAGATCCAACCGCACCAACCGAAATTGCGGACTTGTGTTTAGGTTTATATGGCTCGGGTGGTGGCGGTGGGTACATGGGTAAAGTTTACAAAGATGCTTGGGGAAATGGCTACAATGTACATGGAGTTAAAGGAAGGCGATTTTTGGTTCAATGGGTGTGGAATCCTGTGAAAAGAAGATGCTTTGGGCCAAATGCCATGGACTAG
- the LOC107937493 gene encoding protein EXORDIUM-like 7 isoform X2, translating to MQKFTSYVVLLLFLLCFFQAFSWSQFNQGENYEGSSDLINLEYHMGPVLASAINLYIIWYGQWNPTHQATIRDFLDSLSSSSSVPYPSVADWWDTVRLYTDQTGSNITATISISGEFYDSGYSHGVYLSRLSMQSIIKAAVTSHLRLLPLNPHNGLYLVLTSQDVQVEDFCRAVCGFHYFTFPILVGVTVPYAWVGYSGTQCPGVDGMISVIAHELAEVSSNPLINAWYAGEDPTAPTEIADLCLGLYGSGGGGGYMGKVYKDAWGNGYNVHGVKGRRFLVQWVWNPVKRRCFGPNAMD from the exons atgcaGAAGTTTACTTCTTATGTTGTCTTGCTATTgttcttgctttgtttctttcaAGCTTTTTCATGGAGTCAATTCAACCAAGGTGAGAATTATGAGGGTTCTTCAGACCTTATTAACCTTGAATACCACATGGGACCAGTCCTTGCATCAGCTATAAATTTGTATATAATCTGGTATGGTCAATGGAATCCAACACATCAAGCTACTATAAGGGACTTCCTGGATtccttatcttcttcttcttcagttcCTTACCCCTCAGTTGCTGATTGGTGGGACACTGTGAGGCTCTACACTGACCAAACAGGATCAAACATTACAGCTACCATTTCCATTTCGGGTGAGTTTTATGATTCTGGGTACTCCCATGGTGTTTACTTAAGTCGTTTATCGATGCAATCGATCATCAAAGCTGCGGTTACATCTCATTTGAGGCTATTGCCTCTCAATCCTCACAATGGACTTTATTTGGTGCTAACTTCACAAGATGTTCAGGTTGAGGATTTCTGTAGAGCAGTGTGTGGGTTTCATTACTTCACTTTCCCTATCCTTGTTGGTGTAACGGTTCCTTATGCTTGGGTTGGTTATAGTGGAACTCAATGTCCAG GGGTCGATGGGATGATCAGTGTTATCGCTCATGAGTTAGCGGAAGTGTCGAGTAATCCAttgattaatgcatggtatgccGGAGAAGATCCAACCGCACCAACCGAAATTGCGGACTTGTGTTTAGGTTTATATGGCTCGGGTGGTGGCGGTGGGTACATGGGTAAAGTTTACAAAGATGCTTGGGGAAATGGCTACAATGTACATGGAGTTAAAGGAAGGCGATTTTTGGTTCAATGGGTGTGGAATCCTGTGAAAAGAAGATGCTTTGGGCCAAATGCCATGGACTAG